The following are encoded in a window of Primulina eburnea isolate SZY01 chromosome 4, ASM2296580v1, whole genome shotgun sequence genomic DNA:
- the LOC140829151 gene encoding phosphatase IMPL1, chloroplastic isoform X2: protein MARYLSVSSSFSLISHKPTLRRFRAISQPRRVFCAKAVSSEVPNQKHFRKVGVESTAAVPFDQLLHVVQTAAETGAQVVMDAVNKPRNITYKGLTDLVTDTDKMSEAAILDVVRKNFQDHLILGEEGGLIGDSSSDYLWCIDPLDGTTNFAHGYPSFAVSVGVLFKGRPAAATVVEFVGGPKCWNTRTFSAAAGKGAFCNGDKIYASQTDKVEQALLVTGFGYEHDDAWATNIELFKEFTDISRGVRRLGAASVDMCHVALGIVEAYWEYRLKPWDMAAGVLIVEEAGGTVSCMDGCNFSVFDRSVLVSNGILHAKKFHSSFFPEENDLHDVVHLSTH from the exons ATGGCAAGATACCTTTCAGTCTCATCTTCATTCTCGCTCATTTCTCACAAACCCACGTTGAGGAGATTCAGAGCTATTTCGCAGCCTCGAAGGGTGTTCTGCGCAAAGGCTGTTTCATCGGAGGTTCCCAATCAAAAACATTTCCGTAAAGTGGGTGTAGAATCAACGGCCGCCGTTCCTTTTGATCAGCTTCTTCATGTTGTTCAAACTGCCGCTGAGACTGGTGCCCAG GTCGTAATGGATGCTGTGAATAAGCCTCGAAATATCACCTACAAGGGACTCACTGATCTGGTGACCGA TACCGATAAAATGAGTGAGGCTGCTATTCTAGATGTGGTGCGAAAAAACTTCCAAGATCACTTAATTCTCGGGGAAGAGGGAGGTCTCATTGGGGATTCATCTTCTGATTATCTTTGGTGCATTGATCCCTTAG ATGGGACCACAAATTTTGCTCATGGCTATCCTAGCTTTGCCGTCTCTGTGGGTGTCTTGTTCAAAGGAAGACCCGCTGCCGCTACAGTG GTAGAGTTTGTCGGTGGACCTAAATGTTGGAATACTCGGACTTTTTCTGCTGCTGCAG GTAAAGGTGCATTCTGCAACGGTGACAAAATTTACGCAAGTCAAACGGATAAG GTCGAACAAGCGCTTCTTGTTACTGGGTTCGGATATGAACACGACGATGCCTGGGCAACCAATATAGAGTTATTCAAGGAATTCACCGATATTAGTCGG GGTGTGAGAAGGCTTGGCGCAGCATCAGTTGACATGTGTCATGTAGCTCTGGGGATTGTTGAAGCCTATTGGGAGTATCGGCTTAAACCATGGGATATGGCTGCTGGTGTTCTG ATAGTTGAAGAGGCTGGGGGGACAGTTTCTTGCATGGATGGGTGCAATTTTTCCGTTTTTGATAGATCTGTCTTGGTATCCAATGGAATCCTTCATGCTAAG AAGTTTCATTCATCATTCTTTCCTGAAGAAAACGACCTTCATGACGTTGTTCACTTGTCAACCCACTAA
- the LOC140829151 gene encoding phosphatase IMPL1, chloroplastic isoform X1 codes for MARYLSVSSSFSLISHKPTLRRFRAISQPRRVFCAKAVSSEVPNQKHFRKVGVESTAAVPFDQLLHVVQTAAETGAQVVMDAVNKPRNITYKGLTDLVTDTDKMSEAAILDVVRKNFQDHLILGEEGGLIGDSSSDYLWCIDPLDGTTNFAHGYPSFAVSVGVLFKGRPAAATVVEFVGGPKCWNTRTFSAAAGKGAFCNGDKIYASQTDKVEQALLVTGFGYEHDDAWATNIELFKEFTDISRGVRRLGAASVDMCHVALGIVEAYWEYRLKPWDMAAGVLIVEEAGGTVSCMDGCNFSVFDRSVLVSNGILHAKLLERIGPATEKLKIKGIDFSLWYKPENYCTQL; via the exons ATGGCAAGATACCTTTCAGTCTCATCTTCATTCTCGCTCATTTCTCACAAACCCACGTTGAGGAGATTCAGAGCTATTTCGCAGCCTCGAAGGGTGTTCTGCGCAAAGGCTGTTTCATCGGAGGTTCCCAATCAAAAACATTTCCGTAAAGTGGGTGTAGAATCAACGGCCGCCGTTCCTTTTGATCAGCTTCTTCATGTTGTTCAAACTGCCGCTGAGACTGGTGCCCAG GTCGTAATGGATGCTGTGAATAAGCCTCGAAATATCACCTACAAGGGACTCACTGATCTGGTGACCGA TACCGATAAAATGAGTGAGGCTGCTATTCTAGATGTGGTGCGAAAAAACTTCCAAGATCACTTAATTCTCGGGGAAGAGGGAGGTCTCATTGGGGATTCATCTTCTGATTATCTTTGGTGCATTGATCCCTTAG ATGGGACCACAAATTTTGCTCATGGCTATCCTAGCTTTGCCGTCTCTGTGGGTGTCTTGTTCAAAGGAAGACCCGCTGCCGCTACAGTG GTAGAGTTTGTCGGTGGACCTAAATGTTGGAATACTCGGACTTTTTCTGCTGCTGCAG GTAAAGGTGCATTCTGCAACGGTGACAAAATTTACGCAAGTCAAACGGATAAG GTCGAACAAGCGCTTCTTGTTACTGGGTTCGGATATGAACACGACGATGCCTGGGCAACCAATATAGAGTTATTCAAGGAATTCACCGATATTAGTCGG GGTGTGAGAAGGCTTGGCGCAGCATCAGTTGACATGTGTCATGTAGCTCTGGGGATTGTTGAAGCCTATTGGGAGTATCGGCTTAAACCATGGGATATGGCTGCTGGTGTTCTG ATAGTTGAAGAGGCTGGGGGGACAGTTTCTTGCATGGATGGGTGCAATTTTTCCGTTTTTGATAGATCTGTCTTGGTATCCAATGGAATCCTTCATGCTAAG CTTCTTGAGAGAATTGGTCCAGCAACAGAGAAATTGAAGATCAAAGGCATTGATTTTTCACTCTGGTACAAGCCTGAAAATTACTGCACACAACTCTGA